tgaaacaataaccaTTTCAATCCAAACAGCCAGCTAGCTAGAAGCCAAAAATATAGACTTTTCATCCCAATTCTTCAACTTTGAGAGTCAAGATCACAAGATGTAAGTGATCAACCCCCAGAGGAGTCAAACCCCCCAAATGGATTTTAATAATGAGATTTACAGAGCTCTCTGCCTAGAAGACCTCACGGTGTGACGGCAACCACGGAAGTGGTCTTTGAAAAAATAAAATGGCTGCCAGGCTCATTGGTAGTGCTGGAGCATTGGGAGGCTGACTTCAATAAATGTTttcatctctttccctccgcAGCCAAGAACTGCTCCTACTTCAAACACTTCACTAAGGAAGAAGAGGCCAAAGGGTTCGAAGCCAAAACTCAGAAAGGTGAGTTCTCTCTCCTTCGTTACAGGCTTCCGGTGAATGAGCCACAGtgcaacatttttttaaatacattcgGTCAGATTCACCACTGTGGCGATTTTAATCAATTTACAAATTGAGTTTTGAGTTGTAAATTGAGTAATCATGAGTACAATTCCCTCAAATATGGTGCATTTCCTTAAATATCAGAACTGTTAATCCTTGTTTTCAAGCAATGAGGGGCCTATGCTGTTGAGGGGGAGGCATGGTGAATAGGAATGAGATGTATACTATGTGTCTATGGGACTGCTCATTGGGTTCTCAGCATGACAATAAAACACATTCAGTCAAAACACAGACATGAATGGTACACTCTGTGATTGGCtaacactttctctctccctttccctttccctttccctttctctctctcacacacacacacacacacacacacacacacacacacacacacacacacacacacacacacacacacacacacacacacacacacacacacacacacacacacacacacacacacacacacacacacacacacacacacacacacacacacacacacacacgtgtgtgtgccTGCTATTAGTTATTATCCCCGCGTCAGGGGAAAAAACTAGATCTTTCTGCATCTCACATTGCTCTCCTCAAAACAGATGCAATTCTAGGAGACTACTGCAGACCCCTTACAAATATACATTGTTGAGTGCAGAGTATGCTGTAAGCAtgacaacactcattaagacagacaGGTAGAAAGTTAGCATGGCTAGCCATCAGCAGAATTTACTGGTTGAAGGTGAAGTAACTTTTGAGGGAGGCAGGCAACactatcatacacaggaggaggacATTATGGGGAAACCAGAGCGCCATATAGAAGTGTGTCAcgaaacaaacaatacctcacaatgattgGGTgcaaataactgaactaaatagtgtgtgatactgacatacaggtgtgtgaacagatgatcagaattcaggtgattgggatctggagagtgagctgcgttcaggggatctatgtgtttgagagtgtgagctggaagcagacgttacactgATTGGTTGAAATCAGGATTCTGCACCGCTTTTAACGGAGGAAAGGTTGCTTCCGTCCCCTCTCATCCCTGCTTGTGTGAATTTAGTTGAAAACGTCCCTTTGACCTGTGGACCTATTGGCTGTGCCTATGTCCCAAATGTCTCTTTACggactctagtcaaaagtagggcactactgtatataaggaatagggtgccatttgggacgcttcCATAAGAATCCCTAGCAGGTCGGTATCACAGGCAGAGGCAGCCCACCGTAACGTCTGAGGTTATGCATGTAGACACAGATTGtatgtctccctctgtgtctctccatagacaaaccatgacaaaagtagctacttgagTGGAACGATAACGCTTATTTCATGCTCCATGCTCTCCTGCTGCTCAGTCAGGGCGTTACGACGGGAAAGTGAGCCCTGGCTTATCGTAATCTGTACAATGGGCCTGGAGGATTGgaggggggttagagaggagagtcGGATGAGTCACCTGGAGACAAGGCTTCTTTCGTCATCACTCCTCTCCTAGAAGCAGTGCTAATAGACGGTTTTAGTGTATTGTAGcatggttaaaccagactgaatgcTGAGCTCAGTGAAACAGTGGGGGTCGCACCATTCAGTCTGCTGGTTCAACCAGGCTAACTATATAGTCAGTGATGGTTAACGAAGACACTGTTCAAGAGGGCTCTCTGCTGTATTCTCTTCATGCTGATTAAGGTTAAGTGGAGGGGGGATGGGTTAGTGGGAGTTCCAATGCCTTAGAATGGGAGATGGGTTACAGTAAGAACTGAATGATTTTCTGTTTGAAATCAAGATGGAAAGATTAACAGATTGAAGGCCCCTGATCCTCTGAAATGCTTGACTTGAAGATCCTTCTTTCTAGCATTACAATACACAACATTACAATACAAAACCTCAAAGTTGACTCATTATCACTGTCATAAACAATGTTAaacgtagcaaaacattttgcaacagaaaaatGGGAATATGTGTTCTTTTTGGACAAGTTGAGGTAGTATCTCCCCATTCCAGAACATTTTCTCTCTACTGAAAAAAatccaggttctctctctctctctctctctctctctctctctctctctctctctctctctctctctctctctctctctctctctctctctctctctctctctctctctctctctcagtacaacCTCTCAGCAGCGGCCATTGCTGTGTTCAGCCTGGCCTTTATGACCCTGGGGTTGCTGTGTGTCGTGTGCTCCTTCGGTAAGGGGAGGGACTACCTGCTGAGGCCTGCTGGGATGTTCTTTGCCTTCGCAGGTCAGACACATCTACTTTGACTGAGATATTCACGTCATACATCAGGCATGACTACAACGAACATTATACATGTTTCTGTCTGTCCATCCAGGTTCATCAGATATTTGTTCATTTGTTCGTTACTTTGTTAATTAGTTTGTCCTTtccgtctctccatctgtccgtccgtctgcccatccatccatcctcacctGTAACCCTTCTCCCTCTAGGTTTCTGCATCATCATCTCTGTTGAGGTGATGCGGAACTCCACCAAGCGGATGATTGACAGCGAGGAGACCGTCTGGGAACAGTACTACTACTCCTGGTCGTTTGAATGTGCCTGCACCTCCTTCGTCCTCCTGGTCTTCAGTGGTCTCAGCCTGTTGATCATCTCCATGCCCCAGATGCCACGCAACCCCTGGGAGACCTGTATGGATGCAGAGCCAGACTCCATGGAGCCCTTAGACTAGTAGTAGATCAGATTAGAACTGCCCAGATCAATCCCTGGGAGACCTGTATGGATGCAGAGCCAGACTCCATGGAGCCCTTAGACTAGCAGTAGATCAGATTAGACCTGCCCAGATCAACCCCTGGGAGACCTGTATGGACGCAGAGCCAGACTCCATGGAGCCCTTAGACTGGTAGTAGACTCCACTAGAACAGACCAGACTAGTCTAGACCAGGGGAATCTTCAACAAAGGCTGCCAAAACCATACATGTTTTTATAGAATCCAACTGAAGATAAGCTAAATTGAGGCTGGTGGTGGGGGCAACAGAGTTAAGGATACAGATGAATGAGAGTGGGGCACCCCGCCTAAGTAATAGTAGAAGGGGAAACACTGCACTACACTGCTTGGTTTTAAGTGTACAGATAAAGATCTAAGGCAGGATCTCTGAGCAGTTCCTCGAGGGCCACAGGTTTTCCTTTCTTTGGTCCTTAACTGATACATTTCTATCATTGATTACAGAGTGTCCGCTCTCCTGGTCCATATCATCCGTTACTAAGCAACAGACACTGTGGCACTTGAGGACTGCCCTTATATAGGGTGCGTTAGTAAATTCACCATGGCAACTTACTTCGATTTCAGAACACTCTGGTTGGAgagtgccagagcgcagaataatttATGAATTTACGAACTGCCTAAACTCGGTTGCTATGACAGATTTAAGTAAACATCGGGTAAAAAACtgaattaaattgttgccagtaaCACAGTTACAGTCACTAACCCTCTTGATAACATGGAAACACTCTAGCACTAATAGCAGCTCTGCAAGGGTGAGCACACTCCGAGTGCACTCTGACACTCTAAAGTGAATTCACGAACGCACCTATAATGTACAGTATTAAAATGTGGCTTTTGCTATAAAATGaccacagagacagaaagagctaAAGAACATGGCAACATAGTGAGCTGCTACTACTGTAATTTAATATAGTTTGAGCTGTCTTGTACACTTCTAATATACATTTCCGCTCTAGCAATCTACATTTTTGTAATGAAATAAGTTAATGCTTTAATGAACGTTGCATTGTAAATGTTCACCCCTTCAGGCAGCTACAAACAATGTGTATTTATTTAACATGTATCAATGGATGAAACCGTATTGAAGCTCCAGTGCAATGCCTGTACACAGATCTACTGTATTAGTTAGGGAGCTACACTGCTGCTTGTTGTTTACAGAGGAAACCTAGAATGTACAGTGTGTATACAGTACTTGTATGTTTTAAACATGGGCCTATGAAGATGATAGATATTATGTTGGTTTTTGTTCAATAGTGGCTTCATCAAACAATCCATTGCAATCTAGCTTGAACACAAAACATTCAAGCCCACCGCAGTGATTATTGGACAGATACATTGTCTTCACTGAATGGCAATATCTCCGATTGTGTACCTCTCCTCATAttgtattttttctctctctctctctctctctctctctctctctctctctctctctctggagtgaaaaaaagcttatattttgggttctgatgtggTATGACAGTTGAACCAAGCTAATGAGGCATTTCAATGGGAATTAATCATCATAATAACGGATGTCGCTatcgcagattgcccctttaagcaGAGATATATTTGACATAGACCTTTTATTCCCTTCCCTCAGCCAGAAACCCCACAGCTTCATCTCTAACCCACCATGACACGCTTCCCCTTCTATTTCATTCAGAAATCTGTTCTAAATTGAGAGACAAATGTTTTCTAAATGCTCCGTAGACAAGGCGTCTTTGAGGTCATGGCTTCTGTGAGAAGAAGCCGTAATGGATGCAGAACACTGATcgacatcccaaatggcaccctattccctatatagtgcactacgtttgtcCAGAGCCCAattggtgccatttgggaaccaGCACACTGAGCTCACAAATCATTTCTAGCTCTGCTCCCCTCAGAGCCAATGTTCACCGGCAGACAGACAGCTTAAAGTAGtaggctgtgtctctgtctgtctgcagtggACCCAGGCAGCAGAACACGCCGCTCTACTTTTAACCCTCTAGCTGctgtagcaccctattcccttcatagtgcattCAATTTGACCGGGGTCCATGgccaaaagtagtccactatatagggagtagagtgcAATTTGGTACGCAGCCTCTGTCTGCAGTGAACCCAAGCAGCAGCACACATGTCTCTGTACCTTTACAGAAGGGTTCTTAAAGGGTTCATTGTTTGTCCCCATAGATAACACTTTTTGGTtcaaggtagaaccctttggAGTGAAAGAGGTTTTACTAAGAACCTGTTAGTGGTGAAAATGTTCCACATAGAACCTTAGTGGAAAGGTATTAGTGGAAGGGTTCCACTTGGAACCAATAATAGTTATTTTCAAAgagttcttctatggggacaacGGATGAACCTTTTCTGGTTCTAGGTAGCACCTTATTTTCTTAAAGTGTACCCTGTCAGCCTCCAACACATCATCCCTGTCATACACACAAGTATTTGGTTTGTCTAAAATAATGATAAAACCAAGCTTCAGTTCTTCAGGTGTTTATGATCAAACTCCCCCACTTGATTACAACTTAATAAAATGGAGCTTTATGAATGATTAGTGCCATGTGGATTCATTGATGAATGATT
The sequence above is a segment of the Oncorhynchus gorbuscha isolate QuinsamMale2020 ecotype Even-year linkage group LG16, OgorEven_v1.0, whole genome shotgun sequence genome. Coding sequences within it:
- the cacng1b gene encoding voltage-dependent calcium channel gamma-1 subunit yields the protein MLEEKKTKVKITFFVILVGISCMLAAMVTDHWTVLSPPFDKFNATCETAHFGLWKLCMKTIFMVQEDPEGQGCGPISLPGAKNCSYFKHFTKEEEAKGFEAKTQKEYNLSAAAIAVFSLAFMTLGLLCVVCSFGKGRDYLLRPAGMFFAFAGFCIIISVEVMRNSTKRMIDSEETVWEQYYYSWSFECACTSFVLLVFSGLSLLIISMPQMPRNPWETCMDAEPDSMEPLD